One genomic segment of Drosophila melanogaster chromosome 3R includes these proteins:
- the CG9795 gene encoding uncharacterized protein, isoform F, with amino-acid sequence MQNRDRAHAVLESPIHLIRNCDASKFWMANATGQVSNMSVLREETTTSSQREISTNGGGLDFPAEVTSLIAGNSFCLTPGNNGGIGAQKKVTTGAGLNSTQRATDATKRKKLRSRNVPPSPLAQKTEAAATSLNQTNIGEVKRTDINYSNDHLDAWLESCLRDATNAQLSSSSEFLDFIPPTAPAHKQMFLTQQQQLPQLKQQLQQQRQQEFSKRTQPYGVGPGTPFSLGIQRNSNSLSHRYPMLFPPQSLNSYGDGGQEFASLPPLNNMMGGPEGLGCDQEPNSTDVLDGSESNPNFTKGFRFSDPCLLNPSDNDSKLSGQNTPECRNVNNNGSGCDLAHQNKFFAALMEQINILHDTNSKICRNLHNTKVDIEALKHSPNSQHWAGVGFGGMRHRRDSLSGLSTQSQPLILGSGLGGTHSPAPTFHSGAYTPGMMTDVVREVKEAARIREDALLSRVKLMVEERQCSLNEGNVRILRDIDDLKTQVMQLRLEKKETNKRLSHLESENKCLRQALAGCYNQRPISNDIIYENDRSHGFRKPFPNGGGGGVVGSGALGIRRAKSLNLHYGTMHQTPIQTTHSLEEDDEIEEEQLVEQVGLDGEELSLTGNNSLSCLNIGHQSPSNLTPHSQIPKSEKQAVRSPPSFALASDQINPGIPPPLLPRKKDHAHLKRERSEAASVRKETNQRIIAWV; translated from the exons ATGCAAAACCGTGACCGCGCCCACGCCGTGCTTGAAAGTCCAATACATTTAATCCGCAATTGTGACGCAAGTAAATTTTGGATGGCCAATGCCACTGGGCAAGT AAGCAACATGAGCGTTTTGCGGGAGGAAACGACAACTTCCAGCCAGAGGGAGATAAGCACAAACGGCGGTGGGTTGGATTTCCCCGCAGAAGTGACGTCGCTGATTGCTGGCAACAGCTTTTGCTTAACGCCAGGAAATAACGGCGGGATCGGTGCCCAGAAAAAGGTCACTACTGGAGCGGGTCTGAACAGTACACAGAGAG CTACGGATGCCACCAAGCGCAAGAAACTAAGGTCGCGTAACGTACCACCTTCCCCATTGGCCCAAAAAACTGAAGCAGCGGCGACCTCTCTTAACCAAACGAACATCGGTGAGGTCAAGAGAACCGATATTAACTATTCCAACGATCACCTTGATGCCTGGTTGGAGAGCTGTTTACGTGATGCCACCAACGCCCAATTGTCTTCTTCATCTGAGTTTTTGGACTTCATACCGCCCACAGCACCAGCTCATAAGCAAATGTTTTTGactcaacagcagcagctgccgcagcTTAAACAGCAACTACAGCAGCAGAGGCAACAGGAATTTTCGAAGCGAACCCAGCCTTACGGAGTGGGTCCAGGCACACCGTTTAGCCTGGGGATACAGCGC aATTCGAACTCTCTTAGCCATCGATATCCGATGCTCTTCCCACCCCAGAGCCTTAACAGCTATGGTGATGGTGGCCAGGAGTTTGCAAGCTTGCCTCCCCTGAACAACATGATGGGAGGGCCGGAAGGGCTTGGGTGCGATCAGGAACCGAATTCGACGGATGTGCTGGATGGCAGCGAAAGCAATCCCAACTTTACCAAGGg ATTTCGGTTCAGCGATCCGTGCCTACTGAACCCCTCCGATAATGACTCTAAGCTGAGTGGCCAGAATACACCAGAGTGTCGAAATGTGAACAACAATGGCAGTGGCTGTGATCTGGCAcatcaaaacaaatttttcgCGGCTCTAATGGAACAAATAAACATATTGCACGACACCAATTCCAAGATCTGCCGGAATTTGCATAATACAAAAG TTGATATCGAAGCTTTAAAGCACTCCCCTAATAGCCAGCACTGGGCAGGTGTAGGCTTTGGGGGCATGCGGCACCGTAGAGATAGCTTAAGCGGGCTAAGCACACAAAGTCAACCTCTTATTCTTGGCAGTGGATTGGGAGGGACACACAGCCCAGCGCCCACATTTCACTCAG GCGCCTACACTCCAGGAATGATGACGGATGTCGTGCGGGAAGTGAAGGAGGCAGCGCGCATACGCGAAGATGCACTGCTAAGTCG AGTAAAATTAATGGTTGAAGAACGTCAGTGTTCCTTAAACGAGGGAAATGTCCGAATTCTGAGAGATATAGACGATCTAAAG ACCCAAGTAATGCAGTTGCGACTGGAGAAAAAGGAGACTAACAAACGCCTCTCACATCTGGAATCCGAAAACAAGTGCCTTCGTCAAGCTCTGGCCGGTTGTTATAACCAGCGGCCAATCAGTAACGACATTATTTACGAAAATGACCGATCCCATGGATTCCGAAAGCCATTTCCGAATGGGGGTGGCGGCGGAGTTGTGGGTTCCGGTGCCCTCGGAATACGACGGGCAAAATCTTTAAACCTTCATTATGGAACAATGCATCAAACGCCTATCCAAACGACACACTCTTTGGAAGAGGACGACGAAATAGAAGAGGAGCAGTTAGTAGAGCAAGTAGGACTGGACGGAGAAGAATTATCCCTGACTGGCAACAACAGTTTATCGTGTTTGAACATCGGTCATCAATCTCCCTCCAACTTAACGCCTCACTCACAGATACCTAAATCAGAAAAGCAAGCAGTTAGAAGCCCTCCCTCTTTTGCGCTGGCTTCTGACCAGATCAATCCGGGAATTCCACCGCCATTGCTACCACGAAAGAAGGACCACGCTCATCTAAAGCGGGAGCGCAGCGAGGCGGCCTCCGTACGTAAGGAGACAAATCAACGTATAATTGCGTGGGTGTAG
- the CG9795 gene encoding uncharacterized protein, isoform E, with protein sequence MQNRDRAHAVLESPIHLIRNCDASKFWMANATGQVSNMSVLREETTTSSQREISTNGGGLDFPAEVTSLIAGNSFCLTPGNNGGIGAQKKVTTGAGLNSTQRATDATKRKKLRSRNVPPSPLAQKTEAAATSLNQTNIGEVKRTDINYSNDHLDAWLESCLRDATNAQLSSSSEFLDFIPPTAPAHKQMFLTQQQQLPQLKQQLQQQRQQEFSKRTQPYGVGPGTPFSLGIQRNSNSLSHRYPMLFPPQSLNSYGDGGQEFASLPPLNNMMGGPEGLGCDQEPNSTDVLDGSESNPNFTKGFRFSDPCLLNPSDNDSKLSGQNTPECRNVNNNGSGCDLAHQNKFFAALMEQINILHDTNSKICRNLHNTKVDIEALKHSPNSQHWAGVGFGGMRHRRDSLSGLSTQSQPLILGSGLGGTHSPAPTFHSGAYTPGMMTDVVREVKEAARIREDALLSRVKLMVEERQCSLNEGNVRILRDIDDLKTQVMQLRLEKKETNKRLSHLESENKCLRQALAGCYNQRPISNDIIYENDRSHGFRKPFPNGGGGGVVGSGALGIRRAKSLNLHYGTMHQTPIQTTHSLEEDDEIEEEQLVEQVGLDGEELSLTGNNSLSCLNIGHQSPSNLTPHSQIPKSEKQAVRSPPSFALASDQINPGIPPPLLPRKKDHAHLKRERSEAASVRKETNQRIIALEKLVEDLSDQVRGKTKRNPTVSSTAADITLSSKFSVADAPITDL encoded by the exons ATGCAAAACCGTGACCGCGCCCACGCCGTGCTTGAAAGTCCAATACATTTAATCCGCAATTGTGACGCAAGTAAATTTTGGATGGCCAATGCCACTGGGCAAGT AAGCAACATGAGCGTTTTGCGGGAGGAAACGACAACTTCCAGCCAGAGGGAGATAAGCACAAACGGCGGTGGGTTGGATTTCCCCGCAGAAGTGACGTCGCTGATTGCTGGCAACAGCTTTTGCTTAACGCCAGGAAATAACGGCGGGATCGGTGCCCAGAAAAAGGTCACTACTGGAGCGGGTCTGAACAGTACACAGAGAG CTACGGATGCCACCAAGCGCAAGAAACTAAGGTCGCGTAACGTACCACCTTCCCCATTGGCCCAAAAAACTGAAGCAGCGGCGACCTCTCTTAACCAAACGAACATCGGTGAGGTCAAGAGAACCGATATTAACTATTCCAACGATCACCTTGATGCCTGGTTGGAGAGCTGTTTACGTGATGCCACCAACGCCCAATTGTCTTCTTCATCTGAGTTTTTGGACTTCATACCGCCCACAGCACCAGCTCATAAGCAAATGTTTTTGactcaacagcagcagctgccgcagcTTAAACAGCAACTACAGCAGCAGAGGCAACAGGAATTTTCGAAGCGAACCCAGCCTTACGGAGTGGGTCCAGGCACACCGTTTAGCCTGGGGATACAGCGC aATTCGAACTCTCTTAGCCATCGATATCCGATGCTCTTCCCACCCCAGAGCCTTAACAGCTATGGTGATGGTGGCCAGGAGTTTGCAAGCTTGCCTCCCCTGAACAACATGATGGGAGGGCCGGAAGGGCTTGGGTGCGATCAGGAACCGAATTCGACGGATGTGCTGGATGGCAGCGAAAGCAATCCCAACTTTACCAAGGg ATTTCGGTTCAGCGATCCGTGCCTACTGAACCCCTCCGATAATGACTCTAAGCTGAGTGGCCAGAATACACCAGAGTGTCGAAATGTGAACAACAATGGCAGTGGCTGTGATCTGGCAcatcaaaacaaatttttcgCGGCTCTAATGGAACAAATAAACATATTGCACGACACCAATTCCAAGATCTGCCGGAATTTGCATAATACAAAAG TTGATATCGAAGCTTTAAAGCACTCCCCTAATAGCCAGCACTGGGCAGGTGTAGGCTTTGGGGGCATGCGGCACCGTAGAGATAGCTTAAGCGGGCTAAGCACACAAAGTCAACCTCTTATTCTTGGCAGTGGATTGGGAGGGACACACAGCCCAGCGCCCACATTTCACTCAG GCGCCTACACTCCAGGAATGATGACGGATGTCGTGCGGGAAGTGAAGGAGGCAGCGCGCATACGCGAAGATGCACTGCTAAGTCG AGTAAAATTAATGGTTGAAGAACGTCAGTGTTCCTTAAACGAGGGAAATGTCCGAATTCTGAGAGATATAGACGATCTAAAG ACCCAAGTAATGCAGTTGCGACTGGAGAAAAAGGAGACTAACAAACGCCTCTCACATCTGGAATCCGAAAACAAGTGCCTTCGTCAAGCTCTGGCCGGTTGTTATAACCAGCGGCCAATCAGTAACGACATTATTTACGAAAATGACCGATCCCATGGATTCCGAAAGCCATTTCCGAATGGGGGTGGCGGCGGAGTTGTGGGTTCCGGTGCCCTCGGAATACGACGGGCAAAATCTTTAAACCTTCATTATGGAACAATGCATCAAACGCCTATCCAAACGACACACTCTTTGGAAGAGGACGACGAAATAGAAGAGGAGCAGTTAGTAGAGCAAGTAGGACTGGACGGAGAAGAATTATCCCTGACTGGCAACAACAGTTTATCGTGTTTGAACATCGGTCATCAATCTCCCTCCAACTTAACGCCTCACTCACAGATACCTAAATCAGAAAAGCAAGCAGTTAGAAGCCCTCCCTCTTTTGCGCTGGCTTCTGACCAGATCAATCCGGGAATTCCACCGCCATTGCTACCACGAAAGAAGGACCACGCTCATCTAAAGCGGGAGCGCAGCGAGGCGGCCTCCGTACGTAAGGAGACAAATCAACGTATAATTGC CCTTGAGAAATTGGTTGAAGACCTAAGTGACCAGGTGAGAGGTAAGACAAAGAGGAACCCGACCGTATCAAGCACTGCAGCGGACATAACGCTATCATCGAAATTCAGCGTGGCGGACGCTCCGATTACGGACTTATAG
- the CG9795 gene encoding uncharacterized protein, isoform D, protein MSVLREETTTSSQREISTNGGGLDFPAEVTSLIAGNSFCLTPGNNGGIGAQKKVTTGAGLNSTQRATDATKRKKLRSRNVPPSPLAQKTEAAATSLNQTNIGEVKRTDINYSNDHLDAWLESCLRDATNAQLSSSSEFLDFIPPTAPAHKQMFLTQQQQLPQLKQQLQQQRQQEFSKRTQPYGVGPGTPFSLGIQRNSNSLSHRYPMLFPPQSLNSYGDGGQEFASLPPLNNMMGGPEGLGCDQEPNSTDVLDGSESNPNFTKGFRFSDPCLLNPSDNDSKLSGQNTPECRNVNNNGSGCDLAHQNKFFAALMEQINILHDTNSKICRNLHNTKVDIEALKHSPNSQHWAGVGFGGMRHRRDSLSGLSTQSQPLILGSGLGGTHSPAPTFHSGAYTPGMMTDVVREVKEAARIREDALLSRVKLMVEERQCSLNEGNVRILRDIDDLKTQVMQLRLEKKETNKRLSHLESENKCLRQALAGCYNQRPISNDIIYENDRSHGFRKPFPNGGGGGVVGSGALGIRRAKSLNLHYGTMHQTPIQTTHSLEEDDEIEEEQLVEQVGLDGEELSLTGNNSLSCLNIGHQSPSNLTPHSQIPKSEKQAVRSPPSFALASDQINPGIPPPLLPRKKDHAHLKRERSEAASVRKETNQRIIALEKLVEDLSDQVRGKTKRNPTVSSTAADITLSSKFSVADAPITDL, encoded by the exons ATGAGCGTTTTGCGGGAGGAAACGACAACTTCCAGCCAGAGGGAGATAAGCACAAACGGCGGTGGGTTGGATTTCCCCGCAGAAGTGACGTCGCTGATTGCTGGCAACAGCTTTTGCTTAACGCCAGGAAATAACGGCGGGATCGGTGCCCAGAAAAAGGTCACTACTGGAGCGGGTCTGAACAGTACACAGAGAG CTACGGATGCCACCAAGCGCAAGAAACTAAGGTCGCGTAACGTACCACCTTCCCCATTGGCCCAAAAAACTGAAGCAGCGGCGACCTCTCTTAACCAAACGAACATCGGTGAGGTCAAGAGAACCGATATTAACTATTCCAACGATCACCTTGATGCCTGGTTGGAGAGCTGTTTACGTGATGCCACCAACGCCCAATTGTCTTCTTCATCTGAGTTTTTGGACTTCATACCGCCCACAGCACCAGCTCATAAGCAAATGTTTTTGactcaacagcagcagctgccgcagcTTAAACAGCAACTACAGCAGCAGAGGCAACAGGAATTTTCGAAGCGAACCCAGCCTTACGGAGTGGGTCCAGGCACACCGTTTAGCCTGGGGATACAGCGC aATTCGAACTCTCTTAGCCATCGATATCCGATGCTCTTCCCACCCCAGAGCCTTAACAGCTATGGTGATGGTGGCCAGGAGTTTGCAAGCTTGCCTCCCCTGAACAACATGATGGGAGGGCCGGAAGGGCTTGGGTGCGATCAGGAACCGAATTCGACGGATGTGCTGGATGGCAGCGAAAGCAATCCCAACTTTACCAAGGg ATTTCGGTTCAGCGATCCGTGCCTACTGAACCCCTCCGATAATGACTCTAAGCTGAGTGGCCAGAATACACCAGAGTGTCGAAATGTGAACAACAATGGCAGTGGCTGTGATCTGGCAcatcaaaacaaatttttcgCGGCTCTAATGGAACAAATAAACATATTGCACGACACCAATTCCAAGATCTGCCGGAATTTGCATAATACAAAAG TTGATATCGAAGCTTTAAAGCACTCCCCTAATAGCCAGCACTGGGCAGGTGTAGGCTTTGGGGGCATGCGGCACCGTAGAGATAGCTTAAGCGGGCTAAGCACACAAAGTCAACCTCTTATTCTTGGCAGTGGATTGGGAGGGACACACAGCCCAGCGCCCACATTTCACTCAG GCGCCTACACTCCAGGAATGATGACGGATGTCGTGCGGGAAGTGAAGGAGGCAGCGCGCATACGCGAAGATGCACTGCTAAGTCG AGTAAAATTAATGGTTGAAGAACGTCAGTGTTCCTTAAACGAGGGAAATGTCCGAATTCTGAGAGATATAGACGATCTAAAG ACCCAAGTAATGCAGTTGCGACTGGAGAAAAAGGAGACTAACAAACGCCTCTCACATCTGGAATCCGAAAACAAGTGCCTTCGTCAAGCTCTGGCCGGTTGTTATAACCAGCGGCCAATCAGTAACGACATTATTTACGAAAATGACCGATCCCATGGATTCCGAAAGCCATTTCCGAATGGGGGTGGCGGCGGAGTTGTGGGTTCCGGTGCCCTCGGAATACGACGGGCAAAATCTTTAAACCTTCATTATGGAACAATGCATCAAACGCCTATCCAAACGACACACTCTTTGGAAGAGGACGACGAAATAGAAGAGGAGCAGTTAGTAGAGCAAGTAGGACTGGACGGAGAAGAATTATCCCTGACTGGCAACAACAGTTTATCGTGTTTGAACATCGGTCATCAATCTCCCTCCAACTTAACGCCTCACTCACAGATACCTAAATCAGAAAAGCAAGCAGTTAGAAGCCCTCCCTCTTTTGCGCTGGCTTCTGACCAGATCAATCCGGGAATTCCACCGCCATTGCTACCACGAAAGAAGGACCACGCTCATCTAAAGCGGGAGCGCAGCGAGGCGGCCTCCGTACGTAAGGAGACAAATCAACGTATAATTGC CCTTGAGAAATTGGTTGAAGACCTAAGTGACCAGGTGAGAGGTAAGACAAAGAGGAACCCGACCGTATCAAGCACTGCAGCGGACATAACGCTATCATCGAAATTCAGCGTGGCGGACGCTCCGATTACGGACTTATAG
- the CG9795 gene encoding uncharacterized protein, isoform A, with the protein MFLTQQQQLPQLKQQLQQQRQQEFSKRTQPYGVGPGTPFSLGIQRNSNSLSHRYPMLFPPQSLNSYGDGGQEFASLPPLNNMMGGPEGLGCDQEPNSTDVLDGSESNPNFTKGFRFSDPCLLNPSDNDSKLSGQNTPECRNVNNNGSGCDLAHQNKFFAALMEQINILHDTNSKICRNLHNTKVDIEALKHSPNSQHWAGVGFGGMRHRRDSLSGLSTQSQPLILGSGLGGTHSPAPTFHSGAYTPGMMTDVVREVKEAARIREDALLSRVKLMVEERQCSLNEGNVRILRDIDDLKTQVMQLRLEKKETNKRLSHLESENKCLRQALAGCYNQRPISNDIIYENDRSHGFRKPFPNGGGGGVVGSGALGIRRAKSLNLHYGTMHQTPIQTTHSLEEDDEIEEEQLVEQVGLDGEELSLTGNNSLSCLNIGHQSPSNLTPHSQIPKSEKQAVRSPPSFALASDQINPGIPPPLLPRKKDHAHLKRERSEAASVPLRNWLKT; encoded by the exons ATGTTTTTGactcaacagcagcagctgccgcagcTTAAACAGCAACTACAGCAGCAGAGGCAACAGGAATTTTCGAAGCGAACCCAGCCTTACGGAGTGGGTCCAGGCACACCGTTTAGCCTGGGGATACAGCGC aATTCGAACTCTCTTAGCCATCGATATCCGATGCTCTTCCCACCCCAGAGCCTTAACAGCTATGGTGATGGTGGCCAGGAGTTTGCAAGCTTGCCTCCCCTGAACAACATGATGGGAGGGCCGGAAGGGCTTGGGTGCGATCAGGAACCGAATTCGACGGATGTGCTGGATGGCAGCGAAAGCAATCCCAACTTTACCAAGGg ATTTCGGTTCAGCGATCCGTGCCTACTGAACCCCTCCGATAATGACTCTAAGCTGAGTGGCCAGAATACACCAGAGTGTCGAAATGTGAACAACAATGGCAGTGGCTGTGATCTGGCAcatcaaaacaaatttttcgCGGCTCTAATGGAACAAATAAACATATTGCACGACACCAATTCCAAGATCTGCCGGAATTTGCATAATACAAAAG TTGATATCGAAGCTTTAAAGCACTCCCCTAATAGCCAGCACTGGGCAGGTGTAGGCTTTGGGGGCATGCGGCACCGTAGAGATAGCTTAAGCGGGCTAAGCACACAAAGTCAACCTCTTATTCTTGGCAGTGGATTGGGAGGGACACACAGCCCAGCGCCCACATTTCACTCAG GCGCCTACACTCCAGGAATGATGACGGATGTCGTGCGGGAAGTGAAGGAGGCAGCGCGCATACGCGAAGATGCACTGCTAAGTCG AGTAAAATTAATGGTTGAAGAACGTCAGTGTTCCTTAAACGAGGGAAATGTCCGAATTCTGAGAGATATAGACGATCTAAAG ACCCAAGTAATGCAGTTGCGACTGGAGAAAAAGGAGACTAACAAACGCCTCTCACATCTGGAATCCGAAAACAAGTGCCTTCGTCAAGCTCTGGCCGGTTGTTATAACCAGCGGCCAATCAGTAACGACATTATTTACGAAAATGACCGATCCCATGGATTCCGAAAGCCATTTCCGAATGGGGGTGGCGGCGGAGTTGTGGGTTCCGGTGCCCTCGGAATACGACGGGCAAAATCTTTAAACCTTCATTATGGAACAATGCATCAAACGCCTATCCAAACGACACACTCTTTGGAAGAGGACGACGAAATAGAAGAGGAGCAGTTAGTAGAGCAAGTAGGACTGGACGGAGAAGAATTATCCCTGACTGGCAACAACAGTTTATCGTGTTTGAACATCGGTCATCAATCTCCCTCCAACTTAACGCCTCACTCACAGATACCTAAATCAGAAAAGCAAGCAGTTAGAAGCCCTCCCTCTTTTGCGCTGGCTTCTGACCAGATCAATCCGGGAATTCCACCGCCATTGCTACCACGAAAGAAGGACCACGCTCATCTAAAGCGGGAGCGCAGCGAGGCGGCCTCCGTAC CCTTGAGAAATTGGTTGAAGACCTAA